In Episyrphus balteatus chromosome 4, idEpiBalt1.1, whole genome shotgun sequence, the sequence ttttttgaaattggatTGCTTTGGatttgaaaatcttgaaaaacggTGCGGCGTGCGTACAATCGGACAAAAATAGATTAGTTATTACTTATAAATTACACAaaccaaataaatttaaataccgattaaaaatttctttaaaacaaatttgacattttcaacACAAGAAcgaacaaattacaaaaaacttcGATTAAAATGACATTGAACTGGCAGTATTTGTTTGTGCTGTCACaaatatcctagggatattttttaaactgaaagttggccaacttttgttttacaaactcgagagttgagaaaacgatagtgaacaaaatcaattctcaacttttgttttaactctcAAGTTATAGTCAACTCTCAGGTTTGtcaacttgagagtttgctacaagttgagcaatagtgaacaaaatggcCCTTAGAATACAGAAAGTTGTCCTTAATTGTTCCCTTGTCACCGGAAACTTCTTCCGAACTTCCGGACTTCAGTATTTAATTTTGAAGCAATTAACTGATATGACATTCACATATACAGATGACATGCTATTCAATAACGTTTGCCCCGAACAAAAAACTACCCTCAACTTAATTTGGACATTAAGAAGTGAAATTTTAAACATCATATCTTTTCGAGCACAGCCAATTATGACAATTAAATCGGTTAATTTTTCCAACCATAAGTCATAAGATTTCTCCACTAACGGCATTGTGTTTATTGTCTTCGTCTGCATCTCTTCTCCAATTTTTGTTGAGAAAGCATCTCAAGTATGGTGgaattgtttgaaaacacaGTACCTATAAACGGAGGTCTTTCATGTTGCggtcataaaaattaaaaaggctCAGCGAGTACTCACATGCTGATGTGGTGTATGttaattgtatatattttttttttttttgttattattttactaGCATATTCCAGAAGTCCATTCACTCTTTTATAATGCAATTAATTCTCAACGTTGGCCAaactttatgtatgtatatatcaCAGGCTACAAACAAACATCCAAAGCAGACTTGCCGTCGTCGTCGACGGTCGTCGTTGTGCCAGTTTAAGCGAGCCAACAACACAGTTTTCTATTTCGTAACACCTATTCATGCTAAATGTAACCTCATAACTCAGCTCAAAAACTTGGCTACACTTTAAAGTTGACCTGCAATGCAATGCCGGTTTGTCTTTGGCTTGGCTTGGCCTGGATGCAACAACGGTGCGGTGCAGCGCGGCAGTGGCCACTCTGTAAGCCAAATGGACAACTGCGCATAAATCTACACAAGCTAGCTCTTGtagcgaaaaaaaatattgaaaaattgtgttCATTTTCAAAATGCAAATCCAAATAATCAAAGTTTATAGCCAACACAGGTTTTCATTTCGTTTATCTTAATCTGTTTTTATTGCATCATGAAATAATATATAAATCGCTAACCCAAAAAGTTTGGGAGGAGGGATACAGGGGAACAAGGCGCAAAAGTCAAAATACTCTTGAGAGCGGAACAGTTGAAGGTGTAATTGCGCTTGCGCACCTTTCCCATCATAGCATAGCAGGTTCATTCTCCAACGTAAACCAGAGCAAATTTTGTATCGAATTAAAgctctttttgaaaaagaaggaGGCTCAGCCAAATATTAATTGGGCGTTCAAAACAACCTTTTCATCTGCAAAGTCGTAAAACGATCTCAAGCCACACTTTGCAGTCGAATAGTAACCTAATGATGTAattcatataaataaaaataaagaatctgTCTATAAGGTATTCGTTGCGCTCGCTGCTGGGTAAGCTCGAATTCAAATTCATTAATGTGCGTCGTAATTTCTTGTTAGTGCAGTGGTTCCACACGTATAGCTTTATCTTTAATCACTTTAAAGATAAAGTGTTATGGTCTCTGTGTAAAATGCCCCTCTTCATTAAGGTATGTTTGATTTTATACATCACTTACAAACCAATAgaagaaaatacaaatatttcaaaCCATTGTTGTAtaaagtttgtttattttttgcccCATTTATACAAATGAAGTTGTTAGTAATTTTGTCACACAACTGTCAAAAATGCTGTTGTCATAATACTGGCAGAGAATGAACAAGGAACCCTTTATAAAAGCTGAACACATTGTATGACGATAAAATGTCAGATTTTAAAGGAACTCGCAATGACAGGATTATGGTACTAAACCCGAACGCGACTATTTattttagctgcgttccttgGGGGCATCTAtttactgcttagtacttagaGTTGCTTTCAACTACTATTTCTCTATTGaaaaagtagataaatgttcccaaaggaacgcagctaatatacACCATGTgtattttgacatttctctaAAAGAGGCGCGTCCCACAAATAGTTGCTTTccataaataaatcaaaagatattttAGGTGGAATACAAAAACTCgtgtgttttttgattttttggatatttttgaaacaaatattttacgagtttttaaaaaattttagtaaCAAAGTTGTAAAAAGATATCTATTTCCAAATATAatcgaaaattgatttatatttttttctaacagtTATATCTTTTTGACAGCTAAGCTTGAAATTCGTAGCCATTTtccaattaaaaagaaattcgaacaaatctaaaaaaaaatagggtatgGTATGAATTATTCAGAAAACTCTTATATTCATCTCTCAAGATTATAACTTGTTCACGGTTTTAATTCAAATTGGGGCACGTTCACGCTTTGAATTGGCCACGGTAATAAAATGACGATTAAATGCAGACGATGAAAAGAAgatcaaaagaaaacaatatgAGTTGAAAATAAAGTATATGAGATCAATCTTGAAGCTTTCTTTTTATGGTGTAGTTTATGGTTACACTGGATCTTACAACTTCGTCAtagctttaattaaaaatatgaagaaATAAACAATTTGTTTGTATTCTTTATTCAAGATACTTCAAAATTAACGGTTTTATTCTATTCTGATTTCAAGTTTCTAACTTGGAACAATCTTTCCTTATACAATCAATAAAGTATTGTAGTAGAATTCTCTTCTATAGCTTGAATAATAAGTTCACTGCATTACATCACATCTTTAGACGAATGAGCCATTCACTGATATtttaatgcacaattttgcaGAATAACCAAGTCTGCATAAAAGGGTCAGTCCAGAGAAACAGGTATCGAGAAGAGCCTATGGGAAAGAACGGTTCTATAGACTTTGAGCCATTAGCCTCACTTAATAACTTACATATACTTGATACTTCTCGTATCCATTCATGTATATTATACATTGTATACGTATACCTAGTATATATTTATGCCCCTGTTACCAACTTGATTCGACACAAAGCTTATATCCACAGCCTTATAGCCAAAGCAAAGATATATGTTTGGATCTTATGCGTTTTTAATTATGATTGCATTCGGACGAGAAAATGCATGCGCATCAACATATAAAACTGGTATGTCTGCACATACACACTTACACATTTATTCCACATCCTACATTCATTCTGATGCTTGGTCCAAAGGTGACTCATCTTATATTATGTATGTTGGAAGTTGGAACCTCTACCTACCTATATGGATTGACTGGCCGTTCATGGTGGAGAATGTGCGCATGAACTTGAGATGAAGATCTTTTCTTTCCTGAATATGAAGACCCAAAGCATCTTCACAAGTTCTGTATATTCCTGTGTTCCTTGTGTATAGAAAAGACGTGCGGTGTATGGGTTTCGCGATTTCTTTTCCTGAAACTGGtcaaagtgttttgtttttgttatttttttgtgagaagTCTAAGGGAATTTTGTGTGGGTCTGTCATAACGAGCATCGTGTTGCGAAGTTATTATTttcttcctttattttttttttttattaaaatgatgtataaaaactttatcataaattatcattaagaaaaaaaaaattgatttttttttatgaattataaTGAATGACTTTCACACAGAATCGCCAGGAGTCGATATCACCAGATTTTCGATATGCTAGCGTTGGCAAATTACCCAAATCATTAAGTTCCACGAATGGAGGAACAATCGCCACAACACtaccaacaccaacaacaacacaacaagCATCAACAACTGCCACCACAACATCATCTTCAGGCAATGACAATAACAACAGCTTTGGAGAAATCGCTAATGCTACAGCAGCAGCATTTGCTACACCACCACCGACTAGAAGAAGATTTttcaatcataaaaatttaaggaGTGCACTGACCGGTGGTCATCGGAGAACGGCATCTAATGGTTGTCCAATTGATACGTCATCAATTTTATCTGGTAAGTGATGGTTGGAATATGAtggttaattaaataaatattgtatCTTTAACAAAAAGAAGAGGAGGAGGAAGGGGATGGgtttatcaatttatttcaaGGATAGTACACTATGggacaaaaaatgtttttatagtCTTTTTGAATTTCATAGGATACAAGTTTATTGCAATTAATATTGAGAGAGAGAACACTCAACAAAGCTCAATTCCTTCAATTTTAAGgttaactaactaactaatttTAAcggtcactctggtgtatgtgtaacattttttttaatcaactttttgttggtaaagaaaaatgtttcttttgctTGATAACTAATAAATCCAACTGAACTTTGTAGATCATTTTCATTTGGTAGGCTGAATCATGTTTACTCGCATTCATACTGCTGTTTTCTTTTTCGGAATGAACATTATTATTGCCATTGTTTAGATGTTTAGATGCGAATAACTCAGCACCCAAACTCTTAAGAAACTTATGGTttttagttatgaatagagcttaaaaagccttttcttttgatgtctcactcgatgggttttgaagaaatttttgaaattgtatatttttttggcaatttctttttcgaaaatcaaaaaaaaaatcgatatttaattttttacctcTATGCATAGCCCAGTTGATAATGGACTCATATCTCCAATTCAAAACCAATTTCacgactttggtcaaaagatatcggcatTGGAAAGtaagacaaaaataagaaaaataaatgtttggttggaaatatttCAGGAACCACCtcgaaaaaacttttgattttagttATTTATAAAGCTTAAACAGGTCTTCGTTTTTATGTCTCTCTCGTTAGATTtgtacgaaattaaaaaaaaggacaagAGCCCAACTAAAATTTTGAGCTTCGTTAAAGGTATTAcagaagctacatttcagcttctttttaaaattagtaaggttgttgggcatggaaaaaggagaacgttatacaaattTGACCCTTTATAAGGATGTACTTATAAGGTCTATTAGAAGCTCAAACGAAGATTTATCGAAGCTCTAGcaaagctttgagatttgacagatagcttcgaaAGAACTTGTACAGCTTGTATATATATACATGTGtcttatagaaattaaaaaaacttcaaaaacaaaaaagaaattttctttttcaattggttttgatttgattttaaatcatgaattttatcttttaagcctagtacgctgctgaagcgaaacgaaaaattttgaagtctccaaagtcaacagcgctCATGTTAACAAAAAACATACCATCGGgattatagcaaagtaaaaattatgaaaatacatcagaaaataagtttaaaagcaaaaacaaaacaaatttaatttcgttcaagatttcgttaacgaaatgtTGTACGCTGCAGTTCAAATATAGcagatgtcaaaaaaaaaaattccgagctagattattcaatatcaaaaaccaaaaatcaaatacaaaactgagtaatttctgtaaagcttctataaattcattgaCCAAGCTTATCctaaaaacaagctttcttcggttaagtttctttaacagtattttaacaacttattagaaattgttaaacaagttcgaacctctataagcaattaaattctgaagcaaactcaatacaagctgtataaaaagtagtacctgcgagacttcaatttatagaagctgttctATTAGTTGGGAGGTGATTTTTAGTTAGAGCATGTTCTTACAATAATAATTCTTCGAATTCATTTCTTTattgttaacaaaatttaactttaactttGTCTCAATTTCTTAAAGTTGTTTGTTCCATAGTGTACCTTAACCAAAActcttttcaatttattctctCTTTTATGGTTATACTCCACAATACTTTTCAATCGCATGCCTTACTTTTATAGTACATAATATAAATGGTAAATGTACTATCGCCTAGTTTAAGTCTTCTCTTATTATCCATATGTATCATCTCATATTAAAAGGTAACAATAATAATCCATTGGAAACATCAACATGCTCCGATTCTGTTGTTACTCGCCGTCGCCGTAAGGCATTGAATAACAGTAATCTGAACGGTGGAAGTAGTGAAAATCGGTTGAATCGATTAAGTTTGGCCGGAACATCAATCTATGCTGGGCACCTATCATCGCTGGTCTTTGGAAAGATCAAATCTCTGTGGAATGTGAATTCGTCGACCACAAGTTCGGGCCTAAATCAGTTAGCAGGCAGGAAACTTATATTCATATATTACCTcgagtgtttttttatttttctttatttcactTCCTTGCATGATaaatttaactatatttctTAAGCATGTTGTGGTTTGGTTGTATTTTTGagtttgttgttattatttatttctaacAGATGTCGCCactattcaaatattttcagCATGATGCGTTTTGAATTATGAGAATtgcttcttttttaaaatgtctttATATTAAATTCCATTCGTAACGTGAATTTGTAACGAACCTCAAAAAATCACGAAATCCAATGTAACGGAATTCGTAACAAATCTACGATACGAATGAAATTCATGATAAAGACGAAAAAACACAGTTTTGCAAAGCTTTttcttaattgtttttatttttctccacCAGGTGGCGTTGGAGACGGTTTAAATTCGCCCTCTGTATCGAATGGCAAGCAACAAAATGAAGAGGAACTTCGAACTAGACTCGGTCTTCTCCTCGACACAGGAAAATCTAGCAGCTCGACAAACATCAGTCCCGACTCACAAACCCTTACCGAGTCCTCCGAGTACACCGAAACCAATAaccgtttcaaatcaaaagacTACAACAAGACATTCGGTAGTCAATTTTCGGTGGCCGCTAAAGATGAAGTTGGAAGTATTGCTGGAAAATTCAAAGCATTTTCCATCAACGAACGCTCTGATGGATTTGACTGTCCCAAATTGCGAAAGACAATGGTCAGACGATCGGCCAGATCGCAACTTCGCAATACTGCTGGGATCTATAAGTCAAGTCCGGCACAAGCCGTTCAACTTGCCCTTAAACCGTTATTTTTCGAAGTTCCACTTCAAGAACCCGATCCACCTTTCATTGGGCGCCAGTGGCTTTTACGAGAACTATCAAACATTCTCACAACAACCGAAACTCCTGGAGTACTGATAAATGGTAACCCTGGAACAGGCAAAACCGCCTTAGTTCTGCAGCTTGTCGAGTACTCATGTTTCGGTCGACGCAAGGATGTCCCCTACACTGAGACCGATGGAATCTATTGCCAGATTAATATTGGCCATGATAGGCTGAAAGCTCTTGCCTCTCATATTGTTGGCTATCATTTTTGCCAAGCTGACACGAATTTAACCTGTCTGGTGCCAGATTTCGTGCATTCTCTTGCCGCCCAGCTCTGCCAGGCTCCACAATTGGTTGCCTACCGGCAGTACCTCATAAATGAGCCACACCTTCAGAATATACTTTGCGTGAAAGAGTGCATTGCCGATGCTGAGAGAGTTATGCGAATGGCCATCCTAGAACCACTGACCATTTTAAAACGTTCTGGGAAAATCGCCTCAAAAACTTGTGTCATCCTTATCGATGCTTTGTGTGAAGCTGAATATCATCGACCCGATCATGGTCATACAATTGGAACATTTCTTGCCAAAATGACACAGTACTTTCCTTCATGGCTGAAAGTAGTTGCTACTGTTCGGACACAGATGTTGGAGCTCGTTAAGGGACTCTCTTTCACTAAGATGACTCTCGATAGCTGGGCTTCAAATGATCTCCTACAAAAAGACATGCTCGATTACATCACATTCCGAGTTAATCATAGCGCCGAAATTCAGAATAACATTTCTGGCACTATTAAAGAACACACTTCGGGACAATTGAAGTTTATTGGCCATCTTCAGGCGTTAACCAAAGGTTCGTTTTTGTATGCCAAACTAATTCTAGATCTCATCGAACGTGGACAATTGGTGATTAAGTCGACAAGTTACAAAGTGCTGCCAGTTTCCTTGGCGCAAATATTCTTACTGCACTTTAATCTGAGATTCCCGACTGGTTCGAGCTTTGAAAAAGCTTCTCCAATTCTGAATGTGTGCCTTGCTGCGCTTTACCCACTGACACTGAATGCCATTTACTATACGATATGTGCTCTCAAGACCGATGAGATCATGAGCTGGGATGAATTTCTACAGCGTTTCAAACTCCTCGATGGTTTTTTGGTCAAGCGCATAGATAACACTTATATGTTTTTCCATCCATCGTTTAGAGAGTGGCTTATCAGGAGAGATGATGGCGAGTCAATGAAGTTCTTGTGCGATTTCAGACTTGGCCATGCAGCTATTGCTTTCCGGTTGTCAAGACTACAGCCACCTCTTGACCCAGAGCAAACCTTAGAACTGGGCCATCATATTCTGAAAGCTCACATCTATCGGAATTCCAAAGGTCCACCATCACCAAGGGATATGCAGTCGTTTTGGATTGCAAGCGTCACAGACTCAATATCGGCAGCTTTAGGCTCCTTGCGGAATGTCTACAATCCAAACATGAAGGTGTCACGGCTACTTCTTCTGGCCGGTGCCTCGCCGCATTACCAAACAGAGTTTATGGGTGATGCAACAATACTTTGTATAGCTGCCCATGAGGGAATAGTTCCCATGGTTAGTTTGCTGTTAGAATTTGGAGCTGATGTTGAAAAGACAAACAGTCAAGGTTGTACACCTTTGATTTTGGCCGCAATGAAAGGTCATTGTGATGTTTTGCGTCTTTTGGTTGCTGCCGGCAGCAGCCTGGGACAGACAGACACTACCCAGAGGTGTGCGTTGGTTCATGCTGCGAGAACTGGAAGACTGAATGTTGTGAAGTATTTGCTGGCAAGTGACTGGACACCGAGACAGAGCAGCAATGACATAAGTCTGGAGAAGGCTATGCAGCAGGCTTTAATAGGAGCTGCATCGCAAGATCACACAACAATTGTGGAAGACTTGTTGGAAATGGAGAATGTCTATATTAATGACATTGAGCCGTTGAGCGGCGAAACAGCTTTAACAGCGGCTGCTAGAAATGGATGTGTCGATACTGTGGCAGTGTTGCTGTCTCGGGGAGGTAAAGTCGATGGGAGGAATAAATTCGGTGCGACCCCACTTTGGTTAACAGTGAAGGAAGGTCACTGGGCGGTTGCGGAAAAACTGCTTCAGAACGGAGCTCAAATCGACGAAGCAGTAATTCCCACTAAGAAAACTCCTTTGATGATAGCTGCCGAAGAGGGTCTAATAGGAATATTAGAGCTTCTCATCGATCGAGGTGCTTCAATTGACTCGGAAGACTCTGAAGGCTTTACGGCTTTATCTTGGGCGTGTTTGCGGGGCAGGCATACTGCTGCCAAATGTTTGATTGAAAAAGGCTGTGACAAGGAGCATGCCGATAACAATGGTCGCACACCACTCGATCTTGCCGCCTATCAGGGTTCCGCAAGTCTGGTGCAGTATCTGCTTGACCAAGGAGCCAAAATTGAGCATATCGATATAAACGGTATGCGGCCATTAGATAGGGCAATAGCTTGCCGAAATATCCAAGTTGTTCAGGTCTTTCTAAAGCGCGGAGCTAAATTAGGACCGACAACTTGGAGTATGGCCATGGGCAAACCAGAAATTTTGGTTGTCCTACTGAATAAGCTGCTAGAAGATGGCAAtgttttgtatagaaaaaatcGTTTCCAAGAAGCTGCTCATAGGTACCAGTATGCGCTGAAGAAGATCGCCAACATTGAAACTCTCTTGGACAAGAATTCTGTCTTCACGCAGCTTCGGGCAAACTTGTTGCTAAATCTTTCGCGGTGCAAGAGAAAATTAAATGTAAgtttgtttaaatattaataaactttttttttttaaattgacttGTATTATTTAGGAACTTGACGAATCAACAGAATTAGCCACACAAGCTATCGACCAGAAACCAACGAGCTACGAAGGTTACTATGCCAGAGCTAAGGCTAAAATGGAACAAGGCCTACTAAATGATGCTTTAGTTGATGCAAATGAAGCCATGCAAAAGGCCGCCCAAAGCGGGGTCTTGCCAGAAGTTGTTGAAGTTTTGAGGCGAATTCAAAATGAATTACTTGTAAGAATTACTGAAGTCAACCACGGCAATAGCATGGCCAACGGTTGCAATGAGACTGAGTCTCAAAACGAAATGACCGACTTGTAGGTTCTCTtagaattatattttaaaatgcttctttatttttttctaagtttaacaaaaaatattaaaagtttctttaaggtctatgtttttttgaaaatatctatGTAAACCTTTTGACTACATTTTCATGTTTCatgaaaataaatagactaTCGAGAATATTTTGTAGAAGTATATAACTATAtatcatattttatttaatttctttttaaatatttataaactttaATCTAAACATAAAAACACACCATGTATATATTTTGCATTGTATTTTAGTTCACTAttcacctatttttttttttttttttttgtattttgtcacTGTATCATTTTGTATGtgtaattttatttgtaatttatagataaaaaaaaatatttatataaatattcgtatgtatttttataaaataaaatattcataacTACGAATAGCATTGAAAATCAATTAttgaattataaatataaatttaaaaaaaaaatgttttatcaaaataaatacaaaacaaaaaacgcgattttactttttttgtaatttcttattgaattt encodes:
- the LOC129919764 gene encoding protein TANC2 isoform X4 codes for the protein MFRNDQCPMCMNSSLKDVDCSNTQGYDTGIGGSTSTIVSPLGSPQPQLRSQLRTNAAALSKYMQNRQESISPDFRYASVGKLPKSLSSTNGGTIATTLPTPTTTQQASTTATTTSSSGNDNNNSFGEIANATAAAFATPPPTRRRFFNHKNLRSALTGGHRRTASNGCPIDTSSILSGGVGDGLNSPSVSNGKQQNEEELRTRLGLLLDTGKSSSSTNISPDSQTLTESSEYTETNNRFKSKDYNKTFGSQFSVAAKDEVGSIAGKFKAFSINERSDGFDCPKLRKTMVRRSARSQLRNTAGIYKSSPAQAVQLALKPLFFEVPLQEPDPPFIGRQWLLRELSNILTTTETPGVLINGNPGTGKTALVLQLVEYSCFGRRKDVPYTETDGIYCQINIGHDRLKALASHIVGYHFCQADTNLTCLVPDFVHSLAAQLCQAPQLVAYRQYLINEPHLQNILCVKECIADAERVMRMAILEPLTILKRSGKIASKTCVILIDALCEAEYHRPDHGHTIGTFLAKMTQYFPSWLKVVATVRTQMLELVKGLSFTKMTLDSWASNDLLQKDMLDYITFRVNHSAEIQNNISGTIKEHTSGQLKFIGHLQALTKGSFLYAKLILDLIERGQLVIKSTSYKVLPVSLAQIFLLHFNLRFPTGSSFEKASPILNVCLAALYPLTLNAIYYTICALKTDEIMSWDEFLQRFKLLDGFLVKRIDNTYMFFHPSFREWLIRRDDGESMKFLCDFRLGHAAIAFRLSRLQPPLDPEQTLELGHHILKAHIYRNSKGPPSPRDMQSFWIASVTDSISAALGSLRNVYNPNMKVSRLLLLAGASPHYQTEFMGDATILCIAAHEGIVPMVSLLLEFGADVEKTNSQGCTPLILAAMKGHCDVLRLLVAAGSSLGQTDTTQRCALVHAARTGRLNVVKYLLASDWTPRQSSNDISLEKAMQQALIGAASQDHTTIVEDLLEMENVYINDIEPLSGETALTAAARNGCVDTVAVLLSRGGKVDGRNKFGATPLWLTVKEGHWAVAEKLLQNGAQIDEAVIPTKKTPLMIAAEEGLIGILELLIDRGASIDSEDSEGFTALSWACLRGRHTAAKCLIEKGCDKEHADNNGRTPLDLAAYQGSASLVQYLLDQGAKIEHIDINGMRPLDRAIACRNIQVVQVFLKRGAKLGPTTWSMAMGKPEILVVLLNKLLEDGNVLYRKNRFQEAAHRYQYALKKIANIETLLDKNSVFTQLRANLLLNLSRCKRKLNELDESTELATQAIDQKPTSYEGYYARAKAKMEQGLLNDALVDANEAMQKAAQSGVLPEVVEVLRRIQNELLVRITEVNHGNSMANGCNETESQNEMTDL